The Dendropsophus ebraccatus isolate aDenEbr1 chromosome 10, aDenEbr1.pat, whole genome shotgun sequence genome has a segment encoding these proteins:
- the PPP1R10 gene encoding serine/threonine-protein phosphatase 1 regulatory subunit 10 isoform X1: MTTGSKIFIFFSIHPCTSAANNMGSGPIDPLELLKGLDCFLGQEGEVKAVDAMTKIYNLMKESKKMVSRCIYLNIILQTQAPEILSKFIRVGGYKLLNNWLTYARTNNNSPLLHQILLTLQHLPLTVDHLKLNNTAKLVKQLSKTSEDEELRKLAGVLVSDWMTVIRTQSNLLPPEKEKKKKKEDPKVRSPIADKSAEAKAESRVEDQSDKNKKEKPKMQRTTAPSHAKFRSTGLEVEAPSPAPAKKPAATIPVISDKYLKPVPVKRQGSVPSATDAAPAEKKYKPLNTTPNAAKEIKVKIIPPQPMESLGFLDALNSAPVPGIKIKKKKKAVSPTSNKSSPFDSKSPGDATTVSKPSSPDPEPPAEGMEVERPGTPVPAVELPEPMETSAPAPASTEVKPSEPEVPLLTKKGKKRKNVSWPDESRLREYFYFELDETERVNVNKIKDFGEAAKREMLMDRRAFQNARRLSHDAMEEVVPWQPPRPLLLPGALVQMGSNSTEKHTQAEREMGILQEIFLSKESVPDTPHEPDPEPYEPSPPKLIPLDEDCSMDDGSYIEPMDQSGASQSPDLSGGAKLPPVLANLMGSMGGTTKAQSSPLPDTMQEILTSIMSAQGNAKTEDLMKQPDFSDKIKQLLGSLQNQTQNQNQPPPGPSGPGMPGPMPSNNGFPPPVPKNPQQPPPPQHFPPPGPGGPFPGPHGPPGGPRMMGPPPPRDGYWEPPPNDLRGEHHDMGGRGRMRGERGHPPPPPFHRNRGGRGGDPGYRGRGGRGGERGPPGRGRDGPHGMEHRGYGGEHRGHGGEHRGHGGEHRGHGGEHRGHGGEHRGHGGEHRGHGHGGDMSLRPVCRHFMMKGNCRYENGCAFYHPGINGPPL, translated from the exons CTGCTAACAATATGGGGTCCGGACCTATAGACCCCCTTGAACTCCTGAAGGGGCTAGACTGTTTCCTTGGGCAAGAAGGAGAAGTGAAAGCTGTGGATGCAATGACCAAAATTTACAA CTTGATGAAAGAATCTAAGAAGATGGTGAGCCGATGCATCTACCTGAACATTATCCTTCAGACGCAAGCCCCTGAAATCCTCTCTAA GTTTATTCGTGTTGGCGGATACAAGTTACTGAATAATTGGCTGACCTATGCCCGCACCAACAACAACAGCCCCCTACTGCACCAGATCCTCCTCACACTGCAGCACTTACCTCTGACCGTGGACCACCTAAAGCTG AATAACACAGCAAAATTAGTCAAGCAGCTCAGCAAAACcagtgaggatgaag AGCTTCGGAAGTTAGCGGGGGTTTTGGTCAGTGACTGGATGACTGTTATCCGAACCCAAAGCAACCTCCTACCTCCAG aaaaggagaagaagaaaaagaaagaagatcCAAAAGTGCGATCACCCATTGCTGATAAATCTGCTGAGGCTAAAGCTGAATCTCGAGTTGAAGATCAAAGCgataagaataaaaaagaaaaaccaaagaTGCAGCGCACTACAGCCCCAAGTCACGCGAAGTTCAGATCTACTG GTCTTGAAGTTGAAGCTCCTTCTCCTGCCCCAGCCAAGAAGCCAGCAGCAACAATTCCAGTTATTTCTGACAAATACTTGAAACCAGTCCCAGTAAAGAGGCAGGG ATCTGTACCCTCTGCTACCGATGCTGCTCCTGCTGAGAAAAAGTACAAACCTCTTAATACTACACCAAATGCTGCCAAAGAAATCAAAGTCAAGATCATCCCCCCTCAAC CCATGGAGAGTTTAGGTTTTCTGGATGCCCTGAATTCAGCCCCTGTTCCCGGAATAAAGatcaaaaagaagaagaaagctgTTTCTCCCACTAGTAATAAG TCCAGTCCGTTTGACAGCAAGTCTCCAGGAGACGCAACCACTGTGAGCAAGCCGTCTTCTCCTGATCCAGAGCCACCAGCTGAAGGAATGGAAGTGGAGAGACCTGGGactcctgttcctgctgtagaaCTTCCAGAGCCCATGGAAA cctctGCTCCTGCACCTGCATCAACAGAAGTGAAGCCCAGTGAACCAGAAGTCCCTCTGCTGACAAAGAAGGGAAAGAAGAGGAAAAACGTAAGCTGGCCGGATGAAAGCCGCCTGCGGGAGTACTTCTACTTTGAGCTGGATGAAACAGAGAGAG tCAATGTAAATAAGATCAAGGACTTCGGTGAAGCTGCTAAACGGGAAATGCTAATGGACCGCCGTGCTTTCCAAAATGCCAGGCGGCTTAGTCACGATGCTATGGAAGAAGTTGTACCATGGCAGCCACCCCGACCACTGTTACTTCCAGGTGCACTTGTACAAATGGGCAGCAACAGCACTGAGAAGCACACCCAAGCCGAGCGAGAGATGGGTATCCTGCAGGAAATCTTCCTCTCCAAAGAAAG TGTTCCTGACACGCCACATGAGCCAGACCCAGAGCCTTATGAACCTTCACCTCCCAAGCTCATACCACTGGATGAG GATTGTTCCATGGATGATGGATCATATATTGAGCCGATGGACCAAAGTGGGGCTTCTCAATCTCCTGATTTGTCGGGTGGTGCGAAATTGCCTCCTGTGCTTGCTAACTTAATGGGCAGCATGGGTGGTACTACGAAGGCTCAGTCTAGTCCCTTGCCAGACACGATGCAGGAGATCCTGACCTCCATAATG AGCGCCCAGGGCAACGCAAAGACAGAGGATTTGATGAAACAGCCTGATTTCTCCGACAAAATCAAACAACTACTTGGATCACTACAAAATCAGACGCAGAATCAGAACCAGCCACCACCAGGACCTT CTGGACCAGGAATGCCAGGACCAATGCCATCCAACAATGGTTTTCCGCCACCAGTACCAAAAAATCCACAGCAGCCACCCCCACCTCAGCATTTTCCACCCCCTGGACCTGGTGGACCATTCCCAG GGCCTCACGGACCCCCTGGTGGTCCAAGGATGATGGGACCACCACCTCCCCGGGATGGCTATTGGGAACCCCCACCTAATGACTTAAGAGGTGAACATCATGACATGGGGGGAAGAGGTAGAATGAGAGGAGAAAGAggacatccccctcctcctccattccaCAGAAATAGAGGTGGACGAGGAGGTGACCCAGGATACCGAGGGAGAGGTGGAAGAGGTGGTGAAAGGGGGCCTCCTGGTAGAGGAAGAGATGGACCTCATGGAATGGAACATAGAGGttatgggggagaacacaggggacacGGTGGAGAACACAGGGGACACGGTGGAGAACACAGGGGACACGGTGGAGAACACAGAGGTCATGGTGGAGAACACAGAGGTCATGGTGGAGAACACAGAGGTCATGGACATGGTGGAG ATATGTCTCTTCGCCCTGTCTGTCGGCACTTCATGATGAAAGGAAATTGCCGTTATGAAAATGGCTGTGCCTTCTACCATCCCGGCATCAACGGCCCCCCTCTATAG
- the PPP1R10 gene encoding serine/threonine-protein phosphatase 1 regulatory subunit 10 isoform X2 — MGSGPIDPLELLKGLDCFLGQEGEVKAVDAMTKIYNLMKESKKMVSRCIYLNIILQTQAPEILSKFIRVGGYKLLNNWLTYARTNNNSPLLHQILLTLQHLPLTVDHLKLNNTAKLVKQLSKTSEDEELRKLAGVLVSDWMTVIRTQSNLLPPEKEKKKKKEDPKVRSPIADKSAEAKAESRVEDQSDKNKKEKPKMQRTTAPSHAKFRSTGLEVEAPSPAPAKKPAATIPVISDKYLKPVPVKRQGSVPSATDAAPAEKKYKPLNTTPNAAKEIKVKIIPPQPMESLGFLDALNSAPVPGIKIKKKKKAVSPTSNKSSPFDSKSPGDATTVSKPSSPDPEPPAEGMEVERPGTPVPAVELPEPMETSAPAPASTEVKPSEPEVPLLTKKGKKRKNVSWPDESRLREYFYFELDETERVNVNKIKDFGEAAKREMLMDRRAFQNARRLSHDAMEEVVPWQPPRPLLLPGALVQMGSNSTEKHTQAEREMGILQEIFLSKESVPDTPHEPDPEPYEPSPPKLIPLDEDCSMDDGSYIEPMDQSGASQSPDLSGGAKLPPVLANLMGSMGGTTKAQSSPLPDTMQEILTSIMSAQGNAKTEDLMKQPDFSDKIKQLLGSLQNQTQNQNQPPPGPSGPGMPGPMPSNNGFPPPVPKNPQQPPPPQHFPPPGPGGPFPGPHGPPGGPRMMGPPPPRDGYWEPPPNDLRGEHHDMGGRGRMRGERGHPPPPPFHRNRGGRGGDPGYRGRGGRGGERGPPGRGRDGPHGMEHRGYGGEHRGHGGEHRGHGGEHRGHGGEHRGHGGEHRGHGGEHRGHGHGGDMSLRPVCRHFMMKGNCRYENGCAFYHPGINGPPL; from the exons ATGGGGTCCGGACCTATAGACCCCCTTGAACTCCTGAAGGGGCTAGACTGTTTCCTTGGGCAAGAAGGAGAAGTGAAAGCTGTGGATGCAATGACCAAAATTTACAA CTTGATGAAAGAATCTAAGAAGATGGTGAGCCGATGCATCTACCTGAACATTATCCTTCAGACGCAAGCCCCTGAAATCCTCTCTAA GTTTATTCGTGTTGGCGGATACAAGTTACTGAATAATTGGCTGACCTATGCCCGCACCAACAACAACAGCCCCCTACTGCACCAGATCCTCCTCACACTGCAGCACTTACCTCTGACCGTGGACCACCTAAAGCTG AATAACACAGCAAAATTAGTCAAGCAGCTCAGCAAAACcagtgaggatgaag AGCTTCGGAAGTTAGCGGGGGTTTTGGTCAGTGACTGGATGACTGTTATCCGAACCCAAAGCAACCTCCTACCTCCAG aaaaggagaagaagaaaaagaaagaagatcCAAAAGTGCGATCACCCATTGCTGATAAATCTGCTGAGGCTAAAGCTGAATCTCGAGTTGAAGATCAAAGCgataagaataaaaaagaaaaaccaaagaTGCAGCGCACTACAGCCCCAAGTCACGCGAAGTTCAGATCTACTG GTCTTGAAGTTGAAGCTCCTTCTCCTGCCCCAGCCAAGAAGCCAGCAGCAACAATTCCAGTTATTTCTGACAAATACTTGAAACCAGTCCCAGTAAAGAGGCAGGG ATCTGTACCCTCTGCTACCGATGCTGCTCCTGCTGAGAAAAAGTACAAACCTCTTAATACTACACCAAATGCTGCCAAAGAAATCAAAGTCAAGATCATCCCCCCTCAAC CCATGGAGAGTTTAGGTTTTCTGGATGCCCTGAATTCAGCCCCTGTTCCCGGAATAAAGatcaaaaagaagaagaaagctgTTTCTCCCACTAGTAATAAG TCCAGTCCGTTTGACAGCAAGTCTCCAGGAGACGCAACCACTGTGAGCAAGCCGTCTTCTCCTGATCCAGAGCCACCAGCTGAAGGAATGGAAGTGGAGAGACCTGGGactcctgttcctgctgtagaaCTTCCAGAGCCCATGGAAA cctctGCTCCTGCACCTGCATCAACAGAAGTGAAGCCCAGTGAACCAGAAGTCCCTCTGCTGACAAAGAAGGGAAAGAAGAGGAAAAACGTAAGCTGGCCGGATGAAAGCCGCCTGCGGGAGTACTTCTACTTTGAGCTGGATGAAACAGAGAGAG tCAATGTAAATAAGATCAAGGACTTCGGTGAAGCTGCTAAACGGGAAATGCTAATGGACCGCCGTGCTTTCCAAAATGCCAGGCGGCTTAGTCACGATGCTATGGAAGAAGTTGTACCATGGCAGCCACCCCGACCACTGTTACTTCCAGGTGCACTTGTACAAATGGGCAGCAACAGCACTGAGAAGCACACCCAAGCCGAGCGAGAGATGGGTATCCTGCAGGAAATCTTCCTCTCCAAAGAAAG TGTTCCTGACACGCCACATGAGCCAGACCCAGAGCCTTATGAACCTTCACCTCCCAAGCTCATACCACTGGATGAG GATTGTTCCATGGATGATGGATCATATATTGAGCCGATGGACCAAAGTGGGGCTTCTCAATCTCCTGATTTGTCGGGTGGTGCGAAATTGCCTCCTGTGCTTGCTAACTTAATGGGCAGCATGGGTGGTACTACGAAGGCTCAGTCTAGTCCCTTGCCAGACACGATGCAGGAGATCCTGACCTCCATAATG AGCGCCCAGGGCAACGCAAAGACAGAGGATTTGATGAAACAGCCTGATTTCTCCGACAAAATCAAACAACTACTTGGATCACTACAAAATCAGACGCAGAATCAGAACCAGCCACCACCAGGACCTT CTGGACCAGGAATGCCAGGACCAATGCCATCCAACAATGGTTTTCCGCCACCAGTACCAAAAAATCCACAGCAGCCACCCCCACCTCAGCATTTTCCACCCCCTGGACCTGGTGGACCATTCCCAG GGCCTCACGGACCCCCTGGTGGTCCAAGGATGATGGGACCACCACCTCCCCGGGATGGCTATTGGGAACCCCCACCTAATGACTTAAGAGGTGAACATCATGACATGGGGGGAAGAGGTAGAATGAGAGGAGAAAGAggacatccccctcctcctccattccaCAGAAATAGAGGTGGACGAGGAGGTGACCCAGGATACCGAGGGAGAGGTGGAAGAGGTGGTGAAAGGGGGCCTCCTGGTAGAGGAAGAGATGGACCTCATGGAATGGAACATAGAGGttatgggggagaacacaggggacacGGTGGAGAACACAGGGGACACGGTGGAGAACACAGGGGACACGGTGGAGAACACAGAGGTCATGGTGGAGAACACAGAGGTCATGGTGGAGAACACAGAGGTCATGGACATGGTGGAG ATATGTCTCTTCGCCCTGTCTGTCGGCACTTCATGATGAAAGGAAATTGCCGTTATGAAAATGGCTGTGCCTTCTACCATCCCGGCATCAACGGCCCCCCTCTATAG
- the PPP1R10 gene encoding serine/threonine-protein phosphatase 1 regulatory subunit 10 isoform X3 → MTTGSKIFIFFSIHPCTSAANNMGSGPIDPLELLKGLDCFLGQEGEVKAVDAMTKIYNLMKESKKMVSRCIYLNIILQTQAPEILSKFIRVGGYKLLNNWLTYARTNNNSPLLHQILLTLQHLPLTVDHLKLNNTAKLVKQLSKTSEDEELRKLAGVLVSDWMTVIRTQSNLLPPEKEKKKKKEDPKVRSPIADKSAEAKAESRVEDQSDKNKKEKPKMQRTTAPSHAKFRSTGLEVEAPSPAPAKKPAATIPVISDKYLKPVPVKRQGSVPSATDAAPAEKKYKPLNTTPNAAKEIKVKIIPPQPMESLGFLDALNSAPVPGIKIKKKKKAVSPTSNKSSPFDSKSPGDATTVSKPSSPDPEPPAEGMEVERPGTPVPAVELPEPMETSAPAPASTEVKPSEPEVPLLTKKGKKRKNVSWPDESRLREYFYFELDETERVNVNKIKDFGEAAKREMLMDRRAFQNARRLSHDAMEEVVPWQPPRPLLLPGALVQMGSNSTEKHTQAEREMGILQEIFLSKESVPDTPHEPDPEPYEPSPPKLIPLDEDCSMDDGSYIEPMDQSGASQSPDLSGGAKLPPVLANLMGSMGGTTKAQSSPLPDTMQEILTSIMSAQGNAKTEDLMKQPDFSDKIKQLLGSLQNQTQNQNQPPPGPSGPGMPGPMPSNNGFPPPVPKNPQQPPPPQHFPPPGPGGPFPGPHGPPGGPRMMGPPPPRDGYWEPPPNDLRDMSLRPVCRHFMMKGNCRYENGCAFYHPGINGPPL, encoded by the exons CTGCTAACAATATGGGGTCCGGACCTATAGACCCCCTTGAACTCCTGAAGGGGCTAGACTGTTTCCTTGGGCAAGAAGGAGAAGTGAAAGCTGTGGATGCAATGACCAAAATTTACAA CTTGATGAAAGAATCTAAGAAGATGGTGAGCCGATGCATCTACCTGAACATTATCCTTCAGACGCAAGCCCCTGAAATCCTCTCTAA GTTTATTCGTGTTGGCGGATACAAGTTACTGAATAATTGGCTGACCTATGCCCGCACCAACAACAACAGCCCCCTACTGCACCAGATCCTCCTCACACTGCAGCACTTACCTCTGACCGTGGACCACCTAAAGCTG AATAACACAGCAAAATTAGTCAAGCAGCTCAGCAAAACcagtgaggatgaag AGCTTCGGAAGTTAGCGGGGGTTTTGGTCAGTGACTGGATGACTGTTATCCGAACCCAAAGCAACCTCCTACCTCCAG aaaaggagaagaagaaaaagaaagaagatcCAAAAGTGCGATCACCCATTGCTGATAAATCTGCTGAGGCTAAAGCTGAATCTCGAGTTGAAGATCAAAGCgataagaataaaaaagaaaaaccaaagaTGCAGCGCACTACAGCCCCAAGTCACGCGAAGTTCAGATCTACTG GTCTTGAAGTTGAAGCTCCTTCTCCTGCCCCAGCCAAGAAGCCAGCAGCAACAATTCCAGTTATTTCTGACAAATACTTGAAACCAGTCCCAGTAAAGAGGCAGGG ATCTGTACCCTCTGCTACCGATGCTGCTCCTGCTGAGAAAAAGTACAAACCTCTTAATACTACACCAAATGCTGCCAAAGAAATCAAAGTCAAGATCATCCCCCCTCAAC CCATGGAGAGTTTAGGTTTTCTGGATGCCCTGAATTCAGCCCCTGTTCCCGGAATAAAGatcaaaaagaagaagaaagctgTTTCTCCCACTAGTAATAAG TCCAGTCCGTTTGACAGCAAGTCTCCAGGAGACGCAACCACTGTGAGCAAGCCGTCTTCTCCTGATCCAGAGCCACCAGCTGAAGGAATGGAAGTGGAGAGACCTGGGactcctgttcctgctgtagaaCTTCCAGAGCCCATGGAAA cctctGCTCCTGCACCTGCATCAACAGAAGTGAAGCCCAGTGAACCAGAAGTCCCTCTGCTGACAAAGAAGGGAAAGAAGAGGAAAAACGTAAGCTGGCCGGATGAAAGCCGCCTGCGGGAGTACTTCTACTTTGAGCTGGATGAAACAGAGAGAG tCAATGTAAATAAGATCAAGGACTTCGGTGAAGCTGCTAAACGGGAAATGCTAATGGACCGCCGTGCTTTCCAAAATGCCAGGCGGCTTAGTCACGATGCTATGGAAGAAGTTGTACCATGGCAGCCACCCCGACCACTGTTACTTCCAGGTGCACTTGTACAAATGGGCAGCAACAGCACTGAGAAGCACACCCAAGCCGAGCGAGAGATGGGTATCCTGCAGGAAATCTTCCTCTCCAAAGAAAG TGTTCCTGACACGCCACATGAGCCAGACCCAGAGCCTTATGAACCTTCACCTCCCAAGCTCATACCACTGGATGAG GATTGTTCCATGGATGATGGATCATATATTGAGCCGATGGACCAAAGTGGGGCTTCTCAATCTCCTGATTTGTCGGGTGGTGCGAAATTGCCTCCTGTGCTTGCTAACTTAATGGGCAGCATGGGTGGTACTACGAAGGCTCAGTCTAGTCCCTTGCCAGACACGATGCAGGAGATCCTGACCTCCATAATG AGCGCCCAGGGCAACGCAAAGACAGAGGATTTGATGAAACAGCCTGATTTCTCCGACAAAATCAAACAACTACTTGGATCACTACAAAATCAGACGCAGAATCAGAACCAGCCACCACCAGGACCTT CTGGACCAGGAATGCCAGGACCAATGCCATCCAACAATGGTTTTCCGCCACCAGTACCAAAAAATCCACAGCAGCCACCCCCACCTCAGCATTTTCCACCCCCTGGACCTGGTGGACCATTCCCAG GGCCTCACGGACCCCCTGGTGGTCCAAGGATGATGGGACCACCACCTCCCCGGGATGGCTATTGGGAACCCCCACCTAATGACTTAAGAG ATATGTCTCTTCGCCCTGTCTGTCGGCACTTCATGATGAAAGGAAATTGCCGTTATGAAAATGGCTGTGCCTTCTACCATCCCGGCATCAACGGCCCCCCTCTATAG
- the PPP1R10 gene encoding serine/threonine-protein phosphatase 1 regulatory subunit 10 isoform X4: MTTGSKIFIFFSIHPCTSAANNMGSGPIDPLELLKGLDCFLGQEGEVKAVDAMTKIYNLMKESKKMVSRCIYLNIILQTQAPEILSKFIRVGGYKLLNNWLTYARTNNNSPLLHQILLTLQHLPLTVDHLKLNNTAKLVKQLSKTSEDEELRKLAGVLVSDWMTVIRTQSNLLPPEKEKKKKKEDPKVRSPIADKSAEAKAESRVEDQSDKNKKEKPKMQRTTAPSHAKFRSTGLEVEAPSPAPAKKPAATIPVISDKYLKPVPVKRQGSVPSATDAAPAEKKYKPLNTTPNAAKEIKVKIIPPQPMESLGFLDALNSAPVPGIKIKKKKKAVSPTSNKSSPFDSKSPGDATTVSKPSSPDPEPPAEGMEVERPGTPVPAVELPEPMETSAPAPASTEVKPSEPEVPLLTKKGKKRKNVSWPDESRLREYFYFELDETERVNVNKIKDFGEAAKREMLMDRRAFQNARRLSHDAMEEVVPWQPPRPLLLPGALVQMGSNSTEKHTQAEREMGILQEIFLSKESVPDTPHEPDPEPYEPSPPKLIPLDEDCSMDDGSYIEPMDQSGASQSPDLSGGAKLPPVLANLMGSMGGTTKAQSSPLPDTMQEILTSIMSAQGNAKTEDLMKQPDFSDKIKQLLGSLQNQTQNQNQPPPGPSGPGMPGPMPSNNGFPPPVPKNPQQPPPPQHFPPPGPGGPFPDMSLRPVCRHFMMKGNCRYENGCAFYHPGINGPPL; the protein is encoded by the exons CTGCTAACAATATGGGGTCCGGACCTATAGACCCCCTTGAACTCCTGAAGGGGCTAGACTGTTTCCTTGGGCAAGAAGGAGAAGTGAAAGCTGTGGATGCAATGACCAAAATTTACAA CTTGATGAAAGAATCTAAGAAGATGGTGAGCCGATGCATCTACCTGAACATTATCCTTCAGACGCAAGCCCCTGAAATCCTCTCTAA GTTTATTCGTGTTGGCGGATACAAGTTACTGAATAATTGGCTGACCTATGCCCGCACCAACAACAACAGCCCCCTACTGCACCAGATCCTCCTCACACTGCAGCACTTACCTCTGACCGTGGACCACCTAAAGCTG AATAACACAGCAAAATTAGTCAAGCAGCTCAGCAAAACcagtgaggatgaag AGCTTCGGAAGTTAGCGGGGGTTTTGGTCAGTGACTGGATGACTGTTATCCGAACCCAAAGCAACCTCCTACCTCCAG aaaaggagaagaagaaaaagaaagaagatcCAAAAGTGCGATCACCCATTGCTGATAAATCTGCTGAGGCTAAAGCTGAATCTCGAGTTGAAGATCAAAGCgataagaataaaaaagaaaaaccaaagaTGCAGCGCACTACAGCCCCAAGTCACGCGAAGTTCAGATCTACTG GTCTTGAAGTTGAAGCTCCTTCTCCTGCCCCAGCCAAGAAGCCAGCAGCAACAATTCCAGTTATTTCTGACAAATACTTGAAACCAGTCCCAGTAAAGAGGCAGGG ATCTGTACCCTCTGCTACCGATGCTGCTCCTGCTGAGAAAAAGTACAAACCTCTTAATACTACACCAAATGCTGCCAAAGAAATCAAAGTCAAGATCATCCCCCCTCAAC CCATGGAGAGTTTAGGTTTTCTGGATGCCCTGAATTCAGCCCCTGTTCCCGGAATAAAGatcaaaaagaagaagaaagctgTTTCTCCCACTAGTAATAAG TCCAGTCCGTTTGACAGCAAGTCTCCAGGAGACGCAACCACTGTGAGCAAGCCGTCTTCTCCTGATCCAGAGCCACCAGCTGAAGGAATGGAAGTGGAGAGACCTGGGactcctgttcctgctgtagaaCTTCCAGAGCCCATGGAAA cctctGCTCCTGCACCTGCATCAACAGAAGTGAAGCCCAGTGAACCAGAAGTCCCTCTGCTGACAAAGAAGGGAAAGAAGAGGAAAAACGTAAGCTGGCCGGATGAAAGCCGCCTGCGGGAGTACTTCTACTTTGAGCTGGATGAAACAGAGAGAG tCAATGTAAATAAGATCAAGGACTTCGGTGAAGCTGCTAAACGGGAAATGCTAATGGACCGCCGTGCTTTCCAAAATGCCAGGCGGCTTAGTCACGATGCTATGGAAGAAGTTGTACCATGGCAGCCACCCCGACCACTGTTACTTCCAGGTGCACTTGTACAAATGGGCAGCAACAGCACTGAGAAGCACACCCAAGCCGAGCGAGAGATGGGTATCCTGCAGGAAATCTTCCTCTCCAAAGAAAG TGTTCCTGACACGCCACATGAGCCAGACCCAGAGCCTTATGAACCTTCACCTCCCAAGCTCATACCACTGGATGAG GATTGTTCCATGGATGATGGATCATATATTGAGCCGATGGACCAAAGTGGGGCTTCTCAATCTCCTGATTTGTCGGGTGGTGCGAAATTGCCTCCTGTGCTTGCTAACTTAATGGGCAGCATGGGTGGTACTACGAAGGCTCAGTCTAGTCCCTTGCCAGACACGATGCAGGAGATCCTGACCTCCATAATG AGCGCCCAGGGCAACGCAAAGACAGAGGATTTGATGAAACAGCCTGATTTCTCCGACAAAATCAAACAACTACTTGGATCACTACAAAATCAGACGCAGAATCAGAACCAGCCACCACCAGGACCTT CTGGACCAGGAATGCCAGGACCAATGCCATCCAACAATGGTTTTCCGCCACCAGTACCAAAAAATCCACAGCAGCCACCCCCACCTCAGCATTTTCCACCCCCTGGACCTGGTGGACCATTCCCAG ATATGTCTCTTCGCCCTGTCTGTCGGCACTTCATGATGAAAGGAAATTGCCGTTATGAAAATGGCTGTGCCTTCTACCATCCCGGCATCAACGGCCCCCCTCTATAG